The Larimichthys crocea isolate SSNF chromosome XI, L_crocea_2.0, whole genome shotgun sequence genome has a segment encoding these proteins:
- the cdc40 gene encoding pre-mRNA-processing factor 17 produces the protein MSAAIGSLVSYGSDSDSENEPESNTGAEKVELVTPDATAHLKPLQSGKTMTLAVLNSAPEVAVKEAVLTGTHLDPSLKEVTYNPTFETMFAPEFGPMNPFKSQQMAAPRNMLSGYAEPAHLNDFMFEQQRRTFSTYGYALDPSVDTHHSSSNTYIGAVEEAEKNKGLTVFESGPKKTEKRKKVKGGDAEEIDNFLGPWAKYADEKDGAKPSEDEQKELDEITAKRQKKGRNEEEAPAEEKTILHVKDMYDYQGRSYLHVPQDVGINLRSAEAPDKCYLPKKQIHVWSGHTKGVSGIRLFPNSGHLLLSCSMDCKIKLWEVYSERRCIRTFIGHSKAVRDICFNNTGTQFLSAGYDRYLKLWDSETGQCISRFTNRKVPYCVKFNPDEDKQNLFVAGMSDKKIVQWDIRTGEVVQEYDRHLGAVNTITFVDENRRFVSTSDDKSLRVWEWDIPVDFKYIAEPSMHSMPAVTLSPNGKWLACQSMDNQILIFGAQNRFRLNKKKVFKGHMVAGYACQVDFSPDMSYVVSGDADGKLNIWDWKTTKLYHRIKAHDKVCISALWHPHETSKVITCGWDGQIKLWD, from the exons ATGTCTGCCGCCATCGGTTCCCTCGTTTCGTACGGTAGCGACTCTGATTCGGAAAACGAGCCGGAATCCAACACCGGTGCCGAGAAAGTGGAGCTAGTGACCCCGGACGCGACAGCTCACCTGAAGCCGCTGCAGTCCGGGAAGACGATGACTCTGGCTGTCCTCAACTCAGCGCCCGAAGTCGCCGTTAAG GAGGCTGTGTTGACCGGCACACACCTGGACCCTTCACTGAAAGAAGTCACCTACAATCCCACGTTTGAAACTATGTTTGCACCAGAG TTTGGGCCAATGAACCCATTTAAAAGCCAGCAGATGGCCGCCCCCAGGAACATGTTATCTGGCTACGCAGAGCCTGCTCACCTCAATGACTTCATGTTTGAACAGCAAAGGAGGACCTTCTCCACCTACG GTTATGCTCTAGATCCATCTGTCGACACACACCATTCATCCTCTAACACCTACATCGGTGCAGTTGAAGAGGCTGAGAAAAATAAAG GGCTAACTGTGTTCGAGAGTGGACCtaagaagacagagaaaaggaaaaaggtgaAGGGTGGAGATGCAGAAGAAATCGATAACTTCCTTGGACCTTGGGCGAAATATGCAGATGAGAAAGATGGGGCCAAACCATCAGAG gacGAGCAGAAAGAGCTGGATGAGATCACAGCCAAGAGGCAGAAGAAGGGAAGGAATGAGGAAGAGGCTCCTGCAGAAGAGAAGACCATTCTCCATG TTAAAGACATGTATGATTACCAGGGCAGGTCATACCTCCACGTCCCACAGGATGTGGGCATCAACCTGCGTTCTGCAGAGGCTCCAGACAAGTGTTACCTGCCTAAGAAGCAGATTCATGTCTGGTCTGGACACACCAAG GGTGTCAGCGGCATCCGACTGTTTCCGAACTCTGGTCATCTGCTGCTGTCTTGCTCCATGGACTGTAAGATCAAG CTATGGGAAGTGTACAGCGAGAGGAGATGTATAAGGACATTTATTG GCCACAGCAAAGCAGTGCGAGACATTTGCTTTAACAACACCGGGACCCAGTTCCTCAGCGCCGGCTATGACCGCTACCTTAAACTCTGGGACTCTGAAACAG GGCAATGTATCTCCCGCTTCACCAACAGGAAGGTACCGTACTGCGTCAAGTTCAACCCAGACGAAGACAAACAGAACCTTTTTGTGGCCGGGATGTCGGATAAGAAGATTGTTCAG TGGGACATCAGGACAGGGGAGGTGGTTCAGGAGTACGACCGTCACCTGGGAGCCGTCAACACCATCACCTTCGTCGACGAGAACCGTCGGTTTGTCAGCACATCAGACGACAAGAGCCTTCGAGTGTGGGAGTG GGATATCCCCGTGGACTTCAAGTACATCGCTGAACCCAGTATGCACTCCATGCCAGCTGTTACACTCTCTCCCAACG GTAAATGGCTAGCGTGCCAGTCTATGGACAACCAGATTTTGATCTTCGGAGCCCAAAACCGTTTCAGACTGAACAAGAAGAAAGTCTTCAAAGGCCACATGGTGGCCGGTTATGCCTGCCAAGTGGACTTCTCCCCCGACATGAG ttaTGTGGTGTCAGGAGATGCGGACGGAAAGCTGAACATTTGGGATTGGAAGACTACCAAACTTTACCACAGGATCAAGGCTCACGACAAGGTGTGCATAAGCGCCCTGTGGCACCCACATGAAACCTCCAAGGTCATCACATGCGGTTGGGACGGACAAATCAAACTCTGGGACTAA